The nucleotide sequence TCACAATATGCTATAGATGGCGTTACAAACTTTTTAGAAAATAGTAGTCATCCAGAACATCCTGAAATTGAATGTACCGATCCTTATAATGATTTAAGACGAATTGCTTATAGAGAAGCTATTGAACAACAAATGGATTCTTTAAACTTGGATGCAATTATTTATCCATCTTGGAATAATAGGCCTGCAAAGATCTATTTGTTTTCAGAAGAATATAAAGGAGATAATAGTCAGGTTATTGCTCCTCATACTGGGCAACCAGCATTTACTGTTCCTATGGGTTTTACTGATGGCAATTTACCTGCTGGACTTCAGTTTTTAGGGAGAATGTATAGCGAACCAACTCTAATAAAATTAACTTATGCGTATGAACAAGGAACAAAACACAGATCTCCTCCTTCATTGCATTAATGTCGTTATTAATAAAAAACCCAGTGATTATATAATCACTGGGTTTTATTTTTCTTTTCTTGAAATTTTAAATATGTACATAAGTATTATATTTTTCACATTTTTTCACTTTACTATTTAATCTCCCATAATTCATAGGTATTTCTTCTTCAATTTCATAAATAATAATGTCATTTACATCTACACTTTCATCTTCAAAAGTTTTAAAATTTCCAAATAATTTTTCTTCAATTTCATATTTTTCAACATCAAGGGATGCATATTCCATATTAGGATTTGAATATTGAATGAAATTCAATTCTTCTTCAATTTCATAAACCACTACATCGCTTACTTTTACTGGTTCTCCTTTAAATCCTTTAAAATTGCCAAATAAAAGTTTTTCTAATTCACGTTTTTCAGTGTCGAGATCTGTATATTCAATATTGGAAATTGAATATTCGTTGAGATTTGTTTTGTTAGCAATACTCAAAGTAAAGAATATGCTAAATACTAAAGCTAATTGATACATAATAATTTTCGTTTTTTGATTTAATTGATTTGATGTTTATATAATAGACTTCTAAATGTCAATACTGTTACAACATTTAGAACTATTTAACATAAAATATTTTCTATTAACACTATTTTAAATAGAGATCTAATAGAGTATAAAAGTTATTATGAACAAAGTATTAGTTATTGAAACGCTCAATAAATGCACTAAAAGCTTTAATAAATTGTGGTCTAGGTGTCTCCATAAAAGCAGCGTGATCACCACCAGAAATTACAGTCCAGGTTTTATCTGCCGTTTTCAAACGTGTAAATAGTTTAGTTTGTCGCTCTGTAGGAGCTATTGGATCTAATTCTCCTTGTATAATAAGTACTGGAATTTCAATTTTTAAAGGATCTATTTGTTTAAAATCGTTCATGTTTCTCCAATCTACACGAATAGGATCTGCTTTTAATGCTGCTTTCACATAAGTATCAATAGCATTCTGACTAATAGTTCCAGGAACAATAAAATCACTAGCAGCTGCAGCTACCGTATTAATTGTTTTATCTAAAGATTTATCTATTGGGTCTTCTGGAATATTAGCATCTAAATCCATCCAAAATCCAAATAAGTTTAGACTAGCAATATGAGAACTTTCTTGTTGTGATGCCAAAAGTGAGACTGTAGACCCCATAGACCAACCAAATAAATGTATTTTTTGATTATCATTTTGTTCTGAAACCCATTTTAAAACGTTTAGCACATCTTTAGCTGCTTTATTTGGTGTAAGCCACTCTGTCTCATCTCTTGGAGTGTCTCCATAGCCTCTCAAATCTACTGCATAAGTAGTATAACCTTCTTCGATCATTCCATCCATAAGTGATAAATTTTCACCTTCCACTTGTAAATCAAAATCTGGAACACTACTCCAAGTACGCCCATGTACAAAAAGTATAACCCCTTTAGCATTGTCTATTTTCTTTTCCCAAACAGCCATAGGGTGTTCATCAGATAACACAACATTCTTTTTAAGTTCTATTTTATTTGAAAAAGGACTAGTATTAATAGTAACTTCTTCTTTTTCATTAGTTTTACAGGATATATTTATTAAAAATAGTATAAAGAATAGTAGTTGTGTTCTAAAAAGATATTTCATAATATTATTTTTATTAATAGTTAGATAAAAACCTTATCGCTTATCTTTTCAAAGATATTAGAAAAACACAATACATGATTTACAATAGTAAGTTAATTAGTTAAAATAATATTAAAATACTCTTTTAAAACTCGCTTAAATAGAGGTTATTATTACTTTCGGGCGATAAACCAAAAAATCAAGTACATTGAAACATTTTTCCATCAAGATTTTACTATTTGCTTTAGCTTTAATAGTAACATCATGCAACACAGCTCAAAAAGCTGCTAAAACTAAAGCAACTGCTACTGCTAAGCCAAAACCAAAGGCGCCAAAAAAAGGAGCGATTCAACCTTATGATAAGGTAATTACCAAAGAAGCTAAAAGTGATAAAGGGCTTTTTACAGTTCATAAAATAGATGATAAATTCTTTTATGAAATTCCAGATTCTCTTTTTGAAAGAGAAATGTTAATGGTAACTCGTATTGCTAAAACCGCAAATGGCATTGGATTTGGAGGAGGCAAACAAAATGAGCAAATGTTACGCTGGCAAAAAAGAGATAAAAAAGTATTACTACGTGTAGTATCTAGCTCTGTTGTAGCTGCAGATTCTCTTCCTGTGCATGAAGCTGTTGTAAATTCTAATTTTGAGCCAATACTATATAGTTTTCCTATTAAAACAATTAGTAAAGATTCGTTAAATACCGTAATTGATGTTACAGATTTATTTAATAAAGATGTAAAAGCATTAGGATTACCTCAGAGAAGCAGAACTCAATATAGAGTAACGCGATTAGATGCTGCAAAATCTTTTATAGAAAGTGTAAAGAGTTATCCTGAAAATATAGAAGCTAGACATGTAAAAACTTATGCTGCTGGTAATGCTCCATCTAATGGAAGTTTAGGAACAATTTCTTTAGAGATTAATAATTCTATGATTTTACTTCCTAAAGTACCAATGAAGCGTCGTAACTTTGATCAACGTGTTGGTTGGTTTGCTCGAGGGCAGGTAGATTATGGTTTAGATGCTCAAGAAAGTAAAACTGTTCGTTATTTAGATCGTTGGAGATTAGAAGTAAAAGATGAAGACATAGCTAAATTCAAACGCGGAGAATTAGTAGAACCTAAAAAACAAATTGTTTATTATATTGATAGAGCAACTCCAAAACAATGGGTGAAATATATAAAACAAGGTATTGAAGATTGGCAAGTTGCTTTTGAAGCAGCAGGATTTAAAAATGCTATCATTGCAAAAATACCTCCAACTCCTGAAGAAGATCCTGAATGGAGTGCTGAAGATGCACGTTATTCTGTAGTACGTTATTTAGCATCTCCAATTCCTAATGCTAATGGTCCTCACGTAAGTGATCCACGTTCTGGAGAAATTTTAGAAAGTGATATTAACTGGTATCACAATGTAATGACATTATTACGTAATTGGTTCTTTGTACAAACAGCAGCTATTAATCCTGATGCTAGAGGGGTTGCTTTTAAAGATGAAGTCATGGGACGTTTAATACGTTTTGTATCTGCTCACGAAGTAGGGCACACTTTAGGCTTACCTCATAATATGGGTAGTAGTGTTGCTTATCCAGTTGAAAAATTACGCGACCCTGAATTTACTAAGAAAAATGGAACGGCTCCATCTATAATGGATTATGCACGTTTTAACTATGTTGCACAACCTGGAGATGGAGATGTAGCATTAATGCCTAATATTGGTATTTACGATAAGCATTCTATTAGATGGGGATATCGTCCAATTTTAGATGCTAAAACTGCTGAAGATGAAAAGAAAACTTTAGATAGTTGGATTTTAGAGCATGCCGGAGATCCTTATTATCGTTTTGGAGCACAACAAGGTGGAGGTGCTGGGATTATAGATCCTACTTCTCAAACTGAAGATTTAGGAGATGATTCTATGTTAGCAAGCCATTATGGTATTTTAAACCTTAAACGTATTGTTCCAAATTTAATTGAATGGACTGCTGAAGATGGTAAAAACTATAGTGATTTACAAACTTTATATGGTCAAGTTTTAGGGCAGTATAATAGATATATGGGGCACGTAGCACCAAATATTGGTGGTGTTATTCAAATCAATAAAACGTTTGATCAAGAAGGAGCTGTATTTACACATGTTGATAAAGCAACACAAAAAAGGGCTATGGATTTCCTTCAAAAAGAATTATTTACTACTCCTGAGTGGTTATTAGATAATAATATTTTCAACAAAGTAGAAAGTGCTGGTGTTGTTGATCGTGTAAGAGGATTTCAATCTAGAACTCTTAATACACTTCTTGATTTTGGAAGAATGCAACGTATGATTGAAAATGAAACTGTAAATGGTAAAGATGCATATAGCTTCTTAAACATGATGCAAGATTTAAGAAAAGGTATTTTTAGTGAGTTAGCTAGAGGTCGTTCAATAGATACTTATAGAAGAAACTTACAACGTGTCTATATTGATAGAATGTCGTTTTTAATGACAGGTAATCAAGCGGTAATTCCAGCAAGGTTCAGAGCATTTGTTAGACGTACTAATGTAAATGTAAACCAGTCTGATATTAGAGCAGTTGTAAGAGCTGAATTAAAGACGTTACAACGTTCTGTTAGAAGTGCTATTGGGCGTTCTAATGGATTAACTAGAATACACTTACAAGATGCTTTAGAGCGTATTAATGATATTTTAGATCCTAAATAGTCTAAATAAATTACAACTTATTTT is from Flavobacteriaceae bacterium and encodes:
- a CDS encoding alpha/beta hydrolase, yielding MKYLFRTQLLFFILFLINISCKTNEKEEVTINTSPFSNKIELKKNVVLSDEHPMAVWEKKIDNAKGVILFVHGRTWSSVPDFDLQVEGENLSLMDGMIEEGYTTYAVDLRGYGDTPRDETEWLTPNKAAKDVLNVLKWVSEQNDNQKIHLFGWSMGSTVSLLASQQESSHIASLNLFGFWMDLDANIPEDPIDKSLDKTINTVAAAASDFIVPGTISQNAIDTYVKAALKADPIRVDWRNMNDFKQIDPLKIEIPVLIIQGELDPIAPTERQTKLFTRLKTADKTWTVISGGDHAAFMETPRPQFIKAFSAFIERFNN
- a CDS encoding DUF5117 domain-containing protein — translated: MLLFALALIVTSCNTAQKAAKTKATATAKPKPKAPKKGAIQPYDKVITKEAKSDKGLFTVHKIDDKFFYEIPDSLFEREMLMVTRIAKTANGIGFGGGKQNEQMLRWQKRDKKVLLRVVSSSVVAADSLPVHEAVVNSNFEPILYSFPIKTISKDSLNTVIDVTDLFNKDVKALGLPQRSRTQYRVTRLDAAKSFIESVKSYPENIEARHVKTYAAGNAPSNGSLGTISLEINNSMILLPKVPMKRRNFDQRVGWFARGQVDYGLDAQESKTVRYLDRWRLEVKDEDIAKFKRGELVEPKKQIVYYIDRATPKQWVKYIKQGIEDWQVAFEAAGFKNAIIAKIPPTPEEDPEWSAEDARYSVVRYLASPIPNANGPHVSDPRSGEILESDINWYHNVMTLLRNWFFVQTAAINPDARGVAFKDEVMGRLIRFVSAHEVGHTLGLPHNMGSSVAYPVEKLRDPEFTKKNGTAPSIMDYARFNYVAQPGDGDVALMPNIGIYDKHSIRWGYRPILDAKTAEDEKKTLDSWILEHAGDPYYRFGAQQGGGAGIIDPTSQTEDLGDDSMLASHYGILNLKRIVPNLIEWTAEDGKNYSDLQTLYGQVLGQYNRYMGHVAPNIGGVIQINKTFDQEGAVFTHVDKATQKRAMDFLQKELFTTPEWLLDNNIFNKVESAGVVDRVRGFQSRTLNTLLDFGRMQRMIENETVNGKDAYSFLNMMQDLRKGIFSELARGRSIDTYRRNLQRVYIDRMSFLMTGNQAVIPARFRAFVRRTNVNVNQSDIRAVVRAELKTLQRSVRSAIGRSNGLTRIHLQDALERINDILDPK